A region from the Pelodiscus sinensis isolate JC-2024 chromosome 11, ASM4963464v1, whole genome shotgun sequence genome encodes:
- the B3GAT3 gene encoding galactosylgalactosylxylosylprotein 3-beta-glucuronosyltransferase 3 isoform X3 codes for MYALLQLGQPCDCSQHLRSASELLHGKDKKISQLLSEVKRLQAHGKGSDLEGPALPIIYAITPTYARLVQKAELVRISQTFLHVKNFHWIVVEDSPVKTQLVSELLAQSGLRFTHLHTETPKEHKRKESDPNWLKPRGVEQRNLALQWLRENRELSEEGIVYFADDDNTYSLRLFDEIRSTKRVSVWPVGLVGGLRFERPLVEKGKVVGFYTAWKPNRPFPMDMAGFAIALQLLLANREARFDLLAERGYLESSLLQSLVSIEELEPRADNCTKVLVWHTRTEKPKMKQEELLQKQGLGSDPSIEV; via the exons ATGTACGCGCTGCTGCAGCTGG GGCAGCCCTGCGACTGCTCCCAGCACCTGAGATCGGCCAGTGAACTATTGCATGGCAAGGACAAGAAGATCTCCCAGCTGCTGAGTGAGGTGAAGCGGCTGCAAGCCCATGGAAAAGGTTCCGACCTGGAGGGACCAGCACTGCCCATTATCTATGCCATCACACCCACCTATGCCAG GCTGGTGCAGAAGGCTGAGCTGGTGCGCATCTCGCAGACCTTCCTGCACGTGAAGAACTTCCACTGGATCGTGGTGGAGGACTCCCCGGTAAAGACCCAGTTGGTGTCAGAGCTGCTGGCCCAGAGTGGCCTGCGCTTCACCCATCTACACACAGAGACGCCCAAAGAGCACAAGCGCAAGGAGAGCGATCCCAACTGGCTGAAGCCCCGTGGTGTGGAGCAGCGAAACCTGGCTCTGCAGTGGCTGCGGGAGAACCGGGAGCTCAGTGAGGAGGGCATAGTCTACTTCGCCGATGATGACAACACCTACAGTCTGCGCCTCTTTGACGAG ATCCGCTCCACCAAGCGTGTTTCAGTTTGGCCCGTGGGGCTGGTGGGTGGCCTGCGCTTCGAGCGCCCCCTGGTGGAGAAGGGCAAGGTCGTGGGTTTCTACACAGCCTGGAAGCCTAACCGGCCCTTCCCCATGGACATGGCCGGCTTCGCTAttgctctgcagctgctgcttgccaATCGTGAGGCCCGGTTCGACTTGCTGGCCGAGCGTGGCTACCTGGAGAGCAGTCTGCTGCAGTCATTGGTCTCCATTGAAGAGCTGGAGCCCCGTGCTGACAACTGCACCAAG GTTCTGGTCTGGCACACGCGAACAGAGAAGCCCAAAATGAAGCAAGAGGAGCTGCTGCAGAAGCAAGGCCTGGGCTCTGACCCAAGCATTGAGGTGTGA
- the B3GAT3 gene encoding galactosylgalactosylxylosylprotein 3-beta-glucuronosyltransferase 3 isoform X2 yields the protein MKVKLKNVFVIYFLVSVIGLMYALLQLGQPCDCSQHLRSASELLHGKDKKISQLLSEVKRLQAHGKGSDLEGPALPIIYAITPTYARLVQKAELVRISQTFLHVKNFHWIVVEDSPVKTQLVSELLAQSGLRFTHLHTETPKEHKRKESDPNWLKPRGVEQRNLALQWLRENRELSEEGIVYFADDDNTYSLRLFDEIRSTKRVSVWPVGLVGGLRFERPLVEKGKVVGFYTAWKPNRPFPMDMAGFAIALQLLLANREARFDLLAERGYLESSLLQSLVSIEELEPRADNCTKVLVWHTRTEKPKMKQEELLQKQGLGSDPSIEV from the exons ATGAAGGTGAAGCTGAAGAATGTGTTTGTCATTTACTTCCTAGTGTCGGTGATTGGGCTTATGTACGCGCTGCTGCAGCTGG GGCAGCCCTGCGACTGCTCCCAGCACCTGAGATCGGCCAGTGAACTATTGCATGGCAAGGACAAGAAGATCTCCCAGCTGCTGAGTGAGGTGAAGCGGCTGCAAGCCCATGGAAAAGGTTCCGACCTGGAGGGACCAGCACTGCCCATTATCTATGCCATCACACCCACCTATGCCAG GCTGGTGCAGAAGGCTGAGCTGGTGCGCATCTCGCAGACCTTCCTGCACGTGAAGAACTTCCACTGGATCGTGGTGGAGGACTCCCCGGTAAAGACCCAGTTGGTGTCAGAGCTGCTGGCCCAGAGTGGCCTGCGCTTCACCCATCTACACACAGAGACGCCCAAAGAGCACAAGCGCAAGGAGAGCGATCCCAACTGGCTGAAGCCCCGTGGTGTGGAGCAGCGAAACCTGGCTCTGCAGTGGCTGCGGGAGAACCGGGAGCTCAGTGAGGAGGGCATAGTCTACTTCGCCGATGATGACAACACCTACAGTCTGCGCCTCTTTGACGAG ATCCGCTCCACCAAGCGTGTTTCAGTTTGGCCCGTGGGGCTGGTGGGTGGCCTGCGCTTCGAGCGCCCCCTGGTGGAGAAGGGCAAGGTCGTGGGTTTCTACACAGCCTGGAAGCCTAACCGGCCCTTCCCCATGGACATGGCCGGCTTCGCTAttgctctgcagctgctgcttgccaATCGTGAGGCCCGGTTCGACTTGCTGGCCGAGCGTGGCTACCTGGAGAGCAGTCTGCTGCAGTCATTGGTCTCCATTGAAGAGCTGGAGCCCCGTGCTGACAACTGCACCAAG GTTCTGGTCTGGCACACGCGAACAGAGAAGCCCAAAATGAAGCAAGAGGAGCTGCTGCAGAAGCAAGGCCTGGGCTCTGACCCAAGCATTGAGGTGTGA
- the B3GAT3 gene encoding galactosylgalactosylxylosylprotein 3-beta-glucuronosyltransferase 3 isoform X1, with the protein MVPFPGTGLHLHFPKCELPGAVPRPLPETHGPSTRLLSVIGLMYALLQLGQPCDCSQHLRSASELLHGKDKKISQLLSEVKRLQAHGKGSDLEGPALPIIYAITPTYARLVQKAELVRISQTFLHVKNFHWIVVEDSPVKTQLVSELLAQSGLRFTHLHTETPKEHKRKESDPNWLKPRGVEQRNLALQWLRENRELSEEGIVYFADDDNTYSLRLFDEIRSTKRVSVWPVGLVGGLRFERPLVEKGKVVGFYTAWKPNRPFPMDMAGFAIALQLLLANREARFDLLAERGYLESSLLQSLVSIEELEPRADNCTKVLVWHTRTEKPKMKQEELLQKQGLGSDPSIEV; encoded by the exons ATGGTGCCGTTCCCGGGGACAGGGCTACATCTCCACTTCCCCAAGTGTGAGCTGCCCGGGGCAGTGCCACGTCCCCTGCCCGAGACCCACGGGCCTTCGACCAGGCTCT TGTCGGTGATTGGGCTTATGTACGCGCTGCTGCAGCTGG GGCAGCCCTGCGACTGCTCCCAGCACCTGAGATCGGCCAGTGAACTATTGCATGGCAAGGACAAGAAGATCTCCCAGCTGCTGAGTGAGGTGAAGCGGCTGCAAGCCCATGGAAAAGGTTCCGACCTGGAGGGACCAGCACTGCCCATTATCTATGCCATCACACCCACCTATGCCAG GCTGGTGCAGAAGGCTGAGCTGGTGCGCATCTCGCAGACCTTCCTGCACGTGAAGAACTTCCACTGGATCGTGGTGGAGGACTCCCCGGTAAAGACCCAGTTGGTGTCAGAGCTGCTGGCCCAGAGTGGCCTGCGCTTCACCCATCTACACACAGAGACGCCCAAAGAGCACAAGCGCAAGGAGAGCGATCCCAACTGGCTGAAGCCCCGTGGTGTGGAGCAGCGAAACCTGGCTCTGCAGTGGCTGCGGGAGAACCGGGAGCTCAGTGAGGAGGGCATAGTCTACTTCGCCGATGATGACAACACCTACAGTCTGCGCCTCTTTGACGAG ATCCGCTCCACCAAGCGTGTTTCAGTTTGGCCCGTGGGGCTGGTGGGTGGCCTGCGCTTCGAGCGCCCCCTGGTGGAGAAGGGCAAGGTCGTGGGTTTCTACACAGCCTGGAAGCCTAACCGGCCCTTCCCCATGGACATGGCCGGCTTCGCTAttgctctgcagctgctgcttgccaATCGTGAGGCCCGGTTCGACTTGCTGGCCGAGCGTGGCTACCTGGAGAGCAGTCTGCTGCAGTCATTGGTCTCCATTGAAGAGCTGGAGCCCCGTGCTGACAACTGCACCAAG GTTCTGGTCTGGCACACGCGAACAGAGAAGCCCAAAATGAAGCAAGAGGAGCTGCTGCAGAAGCAAGGCCTGGGCTCTGACCCAAGCATTGAGGTGTGA